Genomic DNA from Telopea speciosissima isolate NSW1024214 ecotype Mountain lineage chromosome 2, Tspe_v1, whole genome shotgun sequence:
AAAACGTATTTAGTTTCCCGCGAGTCACTTGTGATACCAGACGGTACAATCCGTCTACAAACCCGCGTCTTGTGCGCGTACGCGCTCTTCTCAGTCTTCGCATTCACACTGTACGATCATCTACCGACGGACTCTTGAGTTTCTTAAACCCTAAAAGATGTAAAGATCTTCTCCCTATTGGCTACTATTATTGCTGCTGATTGCCCACGGTGGGCTTCCAGAATTCCGGCATTTTAATTTTCGAGACGGGAAAGAGATGTAAACAATAAAGGGTGGTCATTTTCTGTGAGGGGAGCGTGGCCCCTTGTGCGTGCACAGGTCAATGAGAGCATGGGTAAAGGTCTGGGTATTGGAACACTGAACACCCGATATGCCGATACTGAACGGTTTTGAAAGTGATCGATATTAATATCATGTTGATACTATATTAGTGAAACGGTATGGACAAGGATAAACATAGTAAAATATCAGTTTTTTAAGGAAACTCATGGGCAAATTTATCCAATACAGCTGATCTGTGCtaatatcgtatcgattttgaaGGTGATTGATACCGATCCGATACCAACCATTAAAATCATGAATGAGAGCATGCAAATTGGCGTCATAGGGGGgagggcggtcattttgcctcctCCCCCTCTATGTTTGggccatagttagcaaaaacatgaacgacaaaaaataaaaaatggatgaTACaagttttaaacggtaaaaaattgcaaaagaacggtacgggttttaaaagTTTATATTTCAAATACATGCCATCTAATATCACCCAATATCAATTCCCAATACATATACCATAATGTCCAAAGTTGAGCAATGTGGCTTGGTTATGGTGTtgctcattgttgtcaacacagccAACACACTCTTGGAGGTGATGCATGTTTAGTTGGAGAAACCCTTCTTAGTAGATGCATCAGTTTGGAACTAGGATCCTCTGTCGTATTACCGGGTGTGCGGTGCACATCCtgcggcacagcagaggccacgtggcacacatggcctctaccTCTACCGTGCCGTAGGATGTGCACCACACACCCGACAGTACAGTAGAGGATTTTTATTGATCAGTTTGTAGCTCAATTTCGGGGTCCTTGCATTGACCTTGACTTGAAGGTGATATAATGAGAAATGTAGTCCTTCGAGACATCTTCacgtcggtgaaagaatcaggtCGACCAGAGTtcaagagagagtgagagagatatggtcaatTAAGTAAGTCATTGTTCaacaagtccaaggtcttaaaaaaggccaaaaaaagggaaacgtTTTTAAAACAGGAATGCTTGCCGTTTGCCTTTTTCCCGTATTTTTGGGAAACATATGGCAAAATGTATTTAAATcggtaaaaaacaaaaacacgtTTAAAACTCGCATTTTTGCTAACAGTTGTCTGGGTGGTACACTCTTCCACATAGAACTTTTTTCTatatctataaataaataaatgggagaaagaatccAGCTCGACAGTAGTCGACAGTAAGGTGACTACACCCATACACAAAAGGGTGGGTggggaaatgatcaccctgcccccatgAATATGAAAAATCCCGTCCTTATTGATAGTCCCGCACACATTGTGATTGGCCCATGCATTGGCACAGGGGCCATCCCACTAggcagagaaccctctccctaaataaataaattcctaGGGATAGGAACAACGTGGTTGATTCCCTAGCTCGGAAGGCCTTATCTCTAGCGAGTGAGATAATTTGGCCACTCTCCACTCCGTGGGTCTGTGATCTTTGTAATTCAGACTCCATGCATTGGACTCACATTAATAAATAAGTGCGTttttcacccccaaaaaaaataaaaaattcaaaaggttATATGCATGAACTATGTATGTATATGATCGTGCATTCAATCATTGGGATGGTAGAGAGATGGAGGAAATATGTTATTACACTTTTGTGGCCACCCCCATCTAATAGTTGAACAACACATTCTTATATGTACACGATCATGCATAGAAACTAGTCtgtaaataaaacaaaaaatgtctTGCTTCTCTCTTCCTTGTGAGTGAATCACCATGATTATGGGTAGTAATCCACAAGAAGACGAAGACGAGATCATGGTAGGGGATGGATTTGCAGATAACACTGCAATATTGGTTTCGGTATGGAATGTTAAAAGCGAATTGGAGGTTTTTAAGATGGAAGCGGGTGATGATAGAGTTTGGGGTTTCAAATACATTGAAATGGATACAATTTCATGGTGTTCTTAGTGAGGTACTATCTATCAAACTTGCTTTCAGCGTTGCTCTAATAATAGGTTTGCCTAGTAAGGCAATGCAAGTGCAAGGAATGATATCCAGAGAACAAAGTACACCGCTGCTTGCTTCCACTTCGATTCAAATTCGTTATGGGGTGCAAGGGGAAATCATGTCATCTCCTTCCATTCATCCACTAAAATATGGGTCTTCCCTTTGTGGAATTGTTCCTAATCAAAGAAGCTCGGAGCGTGCCATGTTTTTACTCCTTGAGAATTCAAGAACCTAAACAACACACTCTTCCACCATAGCTAAGGGTTTTGCTAGGATGCCATTGCCGTCAGGCTTGGCTGTTGGAGACCAGAATTGCACCAAATATTCGAACACTATTCCACAAAGCACACACTTGCGTGGCAACATGTCATTGGGCTCTATTATCCATGTCATGTGACGCAGTAGAAGATAGGTGAGCTAGATATTGTTCTAGCACAAACGACCCTTGAATCCACAAAGTAGAAGATAAATGATGAaattgtcaaatttcaatagaTTTCAAGTTGAGGATTACAAACCCTATGAACCTtatattaagggtgtcaaaatggaatcgGAACCAACCATTTATGATCGAACCAAGCCACACTGCGGAAAAATGATCCggtttgattttataggttctctttccggttcgattttgatttgcaCCGCAAAACCACGATTTTAAACCAAATAAGAAATCGAAAAAAACTGAATAGAAACCGGTACCTCTAACTCGAATAATAACTtatgcatcaattggattaattaataacatatagttattttaataaacaacaaatattgcatcatacttgaaacataaaataagtaaaatttcttgggttttaacaatatattatatttgtttgagtataaattgaaaataagggatgatgttaaaatggattaacaaacCCTACTTTCTAATAGAAGAATAGTTTTTTATTATGTGAGAGTggacaaggaaaaaaaattggaaaaacaaagaatagaaaaggaaaagaaggatgtGCGAAAATgggaagtgtttttttttaatctcatatgcatgggaaatatgatgagtgagggagATCGGGAGAGAATGGGAAAACACGGGAATATAAAGGCCTTGAAAACCAAGGTTGTCTTCATTTCTGTTTCCCACAACATTACACAAACTGCATGTAAACTAGTTGTGAATCGGATGATGAAAATTGAATAGAAATCGGGAAAACTGGACCATATGCAAAACGATTATGATTTTGGTTGATTCCTATCCAGTTtggatttgatttcactttataaaaaataaaccgCAACACAACCTAACCGAATAACCAGAACTGCACCAATTATCACCTTTACCTTATATAATAGGTCAAATACAATtcgaattttaaaaaaatgcgCTAAAATTCAAATATTGtgccaaaattcaaaattcaaattcaaaatccaaaacttcGGCTGGGTGTTTCACCTTTGAAACGCACACAACGGCAAAAAAACGCATACATCAGCACCATTGGCATTGATTCTTGaagagctcgtcgagatcttcgattttAGATATGATTCGTCCCATTTTGCCCTAATACCTCTTAGTAGTCCGGGTGGACTTCTGCTGGTCCAACCTACTCAATAACTCATCTGGTATCTCCTCTATATCATCATGTCACCTAATGGTTCTTGAATCTACCATTATTGGTCAGCACATTTATACAGATTCAGTCGTTTCAGGACAACAGTAGGGGGTTACATTTATCAATGCTCATAAACCCATTCAATTAGGCAGCGGTTAGCCGGTTACACATCTCCTAGTGGTAATCAatctctttatctcttgttggtTACGGTATCTAAAGCTCCACCAACGTTTACATTTAGTGCTCCTCCAAAGTCTACACTTAGTGCTCCACAAACATCTATATTTAGTGCTTATCAATTATAATTTGTGGTCAGCGGTTACAATTCCAGTGAAGCAAATTTGGCTTTAAGTACTGTTTGTGATTCTGATTGGTTAGTCTTCGATGAATTAAGTTTTTATCTATCatggcaagaaaagaaagacgaCAAAAATGCCAGTGAAGCAAATGTGACAATCCAGATTGTGAAGATCGACACTCAAATGCCCACAATGGCTTTACCAAGTATGAAGACTATATTTAATATATCTTCTTGTTTTGTAGGTTGAACATCCAACTTTGTTTCTAAGGATACTAATGGTTGTATCCATTCCCTCGCTCGGAGGGTCTTGTTTATGACATGTAAGACAGAGCCATATTGCACTCCTTGGTTTCTAAATCTAGATGTTTTTGAAAGCTTATATATTATATgtcttctgtttttttgtttttgttttttttggtaaatggaaATCTATTGAGAAGAGGAACTCATGGAGTCCAAATTACAAAGTTGAAcaatccatggagtggaaataGGCCATAACATCACCTCCTCAAATGATAAGGCCTTCCGGGCTAGTGTATCAGCAACATGGTTGATACTCCTAGGAATAAACTGAAATGAGACATGGATAAAGAAAGTGCTTAGGTGCTGTATATCCTCCAATATAGGCACAATTTCTATTGGAGGGTGCTTGGTAGTTCGCTGAACACAGTGGTTCAGTGCTTGATTGTCAGCTTCTACTATGATGTCGTCAAAACACTCTCCAATGGCGTGAAGCAGACCAGAGCGAATGGCTAGGGCCTCGCATTGaataatggaggaaaactttatcggGGCAGAAGCTGCGAGCAAACATTGGCCCTCCGAGGATCGAATTATGAAACCAATTCCACTGCGGTGACCTTCAGAGCCCACCGAAGCATCAGTATTCAGTTTAACTTTGCCTTCTCTAGGGGGGCACCAGTGAGGGCACGACTGAGCAGATAATGCCGGCAGACTGGGTGTGGAGGGAACCCCTGTTGCATTCCAAAATTCGTTGGAGGCTCTAACTGCACGACTGGCAGTGTCGATTGGGGAAGGCTGATCTTGGCTCTAACTGCACGTCTTCTGTTTAAAttgcaaaataaataaataaaacaaaaaatggatgcCCTAATTCCTAAGTTACCAATTGTTTTGCATTCTTGGACCAAAACATCCCTTTCATTTATCATATTTTGTAACGGATGGTTGAAAGATTAAAGTTTTATAGAAAGGTAGACCCAATAGTGTCTTTCTCACATGTTAAACCTTAATTCAATAAGAAACTGCCAAGATTAGATAAAAAGTTTCGTTCACAATCGTGCTTGCAACTGTTGGATGTGATTGATGATCAATGTATTGTATACGATCATGCCCATCTAATGGTCGAATGCACGAACAACACCATGCATGACCATGTACAAAAACTCTTGCCTCAAGATTAATAAGAGTTGCATGATAATGCTTTGATTACCAAAAATGCTttgtggaaagaaagaaagaaagaaagaagacaaaAGGTTTCGTAAACAATTGCCTGCAACCGTTGGATGGGAATAATGGATTGTGTACTGTACATGATCATGCTCATCCAATGGTTAAAAGTATGATCGAGCATCATGCACCGTGCACCACCATATACAAAAACTTTccccaagaaagaaagaacaatgcCAAGAAAGAGAGTATGTGAGAGGATAAGTGATTGGATTAAACTGTAGAATTAGAAAATTAAGAAGTAATACATTATTAATCCACGTGGCACAATCTGACGAGTCACCGATGGTTACAACCTTTTGTCAAAAGTTTACGATTTTTGCCCCCCTACAGCCGCTTATCGCCTCTCTCTGTTCCATTCTGTCCCGTCTCTTCGCAttccttgagagagagagagagagagagagagagaactggtGACCTATCATCTTCATCTCTTCATCGCTTTTCCTGTTATCGATCAAGAGATTCATGCCTAACGATTAATCTGCCCTCTATCGGATCTGTTGCAGACGATTACCTCTTTTATAGGTTATCGATTTCAAGTTATTGAGATCGAACGCCAACGACACTCTTCCTATTCCTATTGAAGTTGTCCTGTGAAATCCCGTATCCATACGacgaaactagggttttcttttctCGCTTTGTAAGGTTTTTGGATTGAATAAACCGCGTTTTGGCCCGCAGATGCCTGTGTTCTAGTAGATCTATTGGTTGACTTGTACCGGATGGCTAACGGCACGGATTCAGAGCAGTTCGTGTTGCTGTCCGGGGTTCGAACTGGTCTTAAACGTGAATTCGCTTTCGCTTTGAAGGTTCAATCGGAGCTATCTGGTTCACTTGGTCGGACTAGAGCGAGAAAGTTTCAGAATAGCCCCACTGCTAATGGAGTTTCTGGGAATTCGAGCAATAAGAGATTCAAGAATTCGCATGCGAAGAAGGAAGCGAAGAAGGAAGCGAAGAATGATGCTGCGAAGCCTCAAATTGACAAGGTGCTGAAGAGAGATGTGGACAAATCCCTAACCGAGGAGGAGCCCAAGGTCGATCTGGCGAAAGCTACGGGTGGAGAGGAGACCAATAACGATCTCTCCGAGGAACCCAAGGTCGATCTTCCGGAACCCAATAGAGTAGAGGAGCAGAAGAATTATGGCCCTGTGCGGCCCCAAAACGATGAGGCAAAATCCGCAAACGAGAGGGAGAAGAGTGAGATTGCGAAACCTGTGAATGAGGAAGTGACTTGCCTGGAATCCCCAATGCTAATTGATGATGGAAACAAAATACAGCATGCATCGGAACCCACGAGAGTAGAGGAGCAGAAGAACGATGGCCCGGTGGAAGCCAAAACTGATAAGGTAAAATCCGCAAACGAGAGGGAGAAGAGTGAGATTGCGAAACCTGTGAATGAGGAAGTGACTTGCCTGGAATCCCCAATGCTAATTGATGATGAAAACAAAACACAGCATGCATCGGAACCCATGAGAGTAGAGGAGCAGAAGAACGATGGCCCGGTGGAGTCCAAAACTGATAAGGCAAAATCCGCAAACGAGAGGGAGAAGAGTGAGATTGCGAAACCTGTGAATGAGGAAGTGACCCTGGAATCCCCAATGCTAATTGATGATGGAAACAAAACACAGCATGCATCGGAAACCATGAGAGTAGAGGAGCAGAAGAGCGATGGCCCAGTGGAGCCCAAAACTGATAAGGTAAAATCCGCGAACGAGAGGGAGAAGAGTGAGATTGCGAAACCTGTGAAAGAGGAAGTGATTTGCGTGGAATCCCCAATGCTGATTGATGATGGAAACAAAACACAGCATGCATTGCCGGAGAGGCCCCTGAGGAGGTTTACTCGTTCAGCTTTGAAATCTAAGCCAAAGCCCGTGGAGATCTTAGAGACTTTAAATGACGCTTCTTTTGCATTAGCAGATGTAAAGGGGAGAAAGAATAGTGAGCTGAAAGAGGAGCCAAAAAGTAACTCGGTGAAATCTCTGAGCGAGGAGAATCGCAGGACTGATCTGGTGACCCTAGGGACACCAGCAAGAGAAGTGAAGCTCGAGGAAGAGGGTTTTGAGAAACTCAACTCCGATAAGAAAATATCAGAAGTAGGGGAGCAACTGAAGAATGATCCTACGAGAGTTCAAACGGAGGAAGGAACTAGTGTGGAATCCACAATGGTAATTGATGGTTTTAGCGAAGTACAGAATGCCTCGCTCAAGGGGCCACCAAGGCGGTGTATTAGTCCCACTGACTTAAAGCCAAAGGTAGAACCAATGGAGGTTTCCACCTCTGCAGGTGGTGACTCTGTCGGATCAGCATATGCTAAGGATGAAAAATCTGCAACAGGTGGTTCTTTAATGTCAGAGGAAGCGAAGACTGGGCCTATTGAAGGAGACGAGTGCAAAACTACCGATGTTATTAGCCCATTGAGGGCATCACCCAAGAAGAAGTTAGAAATGAAAATGTcgaaaaaaatttctttgaccAAATTCCCCTCGAAGCTCCGGGAACTCCTCGATACCGGTATGCTTGAAGGACTGACTGTCAAGTACCTCCTTCGAGGGAAGGTAAGTTTTGCCGGTCCCATCTCTATTTCATCTCACTTTCCACTGCCTCATCTGTCTATATGTTTCAAAGGGATGGCATATTTTGTTGAGACTTGTTTGATGGAACTTTATTGTAGAAAGGACTTCGGGGACTGATCAAAGACTCTGGAATTTTGTGTTGTTGTCCTTCTTGCGAGGGTTGCAAGGTAAGCATACTTCAATATTGAATTTATGTTAGTTTGCTATCATTGTTTTGTTGTAGCTTTTAGAATTCTGTTATGTATGCTttctttatgtcattttttttaggtTATTACTCCTATCCAGTTTGAAATCCATGCTGGTAGCTTAAATAAGCGCCCGGCAGATTATATTTACTTGGAGAATGGGAACAGCTTCCGCGATGTTATGAATGCATGCAAGGATGCTCCTTTAGACTCGTTGGAAGCAACAATTCAAAGAGCAATTGGTTCCTCTCCTGAGAAAGATGCTACTGTATGTCAGAATTGCAAAAGTGAGTGGGTTGCATTGAGATCAAATGTCATGATAACATTTAATAGTTTATTGAGTAATTTTTCTTCTAAATGTAATACTGTTGGTGTTTATTGTTCTCTAGGGCCTTTTACTGCATCATGCACTAGGAGGTCAATGCATTTATGCAGTTCATGTGTAGAGGCAAAGGAATGTCAAGACAGTCCACCTTGTATAACTGGTGCTACTTCTAGGTATGCTCTTGCAGCCTAAGTATCATATCCTGTAAATCTGGTACCACCTATGTATATGGATATGACTGCTGTATAATTATCTGTATGAAACAGGGTAGCCCACTTCAACTTTTGTGTCTATACTTATTCATCAAAAAGAGGTGAAAAAAGATGCATTGGTTTTTTCTTAAGGGCTCTTCATTGAGCTGAAAATATACTTTAGTTCTTATTTATCCAGAGAAATATATtttggttctttcttttttatttttgctgcTACTCATTATTGTTGATTCTTTGACAAGTTATTCTCTGTTTCATAAGTCTTGAGTTCCACTCGTCTAATAGACTATTTAAAACCAATGAAAATCCCCATGGTTTGACTTCTCCCTTTCCAGTGAAATTCAATATGTGAAGTGTTAAATCTTTCAAATGAGATATAAATCTATGGAAAccattctttttaatttttatcagGGTTTCTGAATTGTAGTTGGAGTTTGATCTTGAATGAAGTTAATTATAAAACTTACCTGAGAAAAAGTTTCTATGCAATTTTTCAAACCATTATGAGCTTGAATAACAACTAGTTGGCAATGACATCAAGCTTTCCAAATCGGGTGGGATGGGCTTCCATGTTGGAGTTttttaatggaatttttttatggCAAATACTTAGACCAAGACCACAATTCCTATCTTCTGCTTACTAAGTTATAACTTGAGCTGTATGTTCAAATGGCATGATTCTAGAACTGAGTGAGGTTCATATAGAAGCCAAACTAATTAttgcttcatactctgctagtTTATTTTCTAAAAGCAAAATTTATGTCTGTATTCTTTCTAATCCCCTTTTTAATATGCTCCTGTGTATGGATTGCATCAGGTCGTCAAAGTTGGCTTTGACTCCGAAGTGTTCTACCAATGTTTCGAAGGGTATCTCACCACCAAATGGTAGTAAAGGGAAGATAACAAGAAAGTTGGTATTCTGTTCCTGTGTTTATATATTGATGTTGTCCATTTGTAGCATGTGTTCTTGTTCTGTTTTGGAAAGTCAGTCACTAAACAGTGTTAACTTagttatttctttatttcagaGACTTGAGATTGCATAAGTTGGTCTTTGAGGAAGGTGGGTTACCGGAGGGTACTGAAGTAGCTTATTATGCACGCGGACAGGTTTTTTGACAATTCTGCAAATAaatctatttttatttcaattttttaaccCATAAGGTTTCCTTTTG
This window encodes:
- the LOC122650322 gene encoding remodeling and spacing factor 1-like → MANGTDSEQFVLLSGVRTGLKREFAFALKVQSELSGSLGRTRARKFQNSPTANGVSGNSSNKRFKNSHAKKEAKKEAKNDAAKPQIDKVLKRDVDKSLTEEEPKVDLAKATGGEETNNDLSEEPKVDLPEPNRVEEQKNYGPVRPQNDEAKSANEREKSEIAKPVNEEVTCLESPMLIDDGNKIQHASEPTRVEEQKNDGPVEAKTDKVKSANEREKSEIAKPVNEEVTCLESPMLIDDENKTQHASEPMRVEEQKNDGPVESKTDKAKSANEREKSEIAKPVNEEVTLESPMLIDDGNKTQHASETMRVEEQKSDGPVEPKTDKVKSANEREKSEIAKPVKEEVICVESPMLIDDGNKTQHALPERPLRRFTRSALKSKPKPVEILETLNDASFALADVKGRKNSELKEEPKSNSVKSLSEENRRTDLVTLGTPAREVKLEEEGFEKLNSDKKISEVGEQLKNDPTRVQTEEGTSVESTMVIDGFSEVQNASLKGPPRRCISPTDLKPKVEPMEVSTSAGGDSVGSAYAKDEKSATGGSLMSEEAKTGPIEGDECKTTDVISPLRASPKKKLEMKMSKKISLTKFPSKLRELLDTGMLEGLTVKYLLRGKKGLRGLIKDSGILCCCPSCEGCKVITPIQFEIHAGSLNKRPADYIYLENGNSFRDVMNACKDAPLDSLEATIQRAIGSSPEKDATVCQNCKRPFTASCTRRSMHLCSSCVEAKECQDSPPCITGATSRSSKLALTPKCSTNVSKGISPPNGSKGKITRKDLRLHKLVFEEGGLPEGTEVAYYARGQKLLEGYKKGFGIFCRCCNSEVSPSQFEAHAGWASRRKPYLHIYTSNGVSLHELSISLSKDRKLSAKDSDDLCTICADGGDLLLCDGCPRAFHKACVCLSNIPHGDWYCKYCQNMFQREKFGEHNVNARAAGRVSGVDPIEQISQRCIRIVKTSEAEVGGCALCRGHGFSKSGFGPRTVLLCDQCEKEFHVGCLRDHKMADLRELPQGKWFCRPDCFRIHTVLQKLLVRGPEKMPESLSNIIKKKHEENGEDGDLDVRWRLLSGKLDCPETKLLLAKAVAIFGDRFDPIVDFTTGRDLIPSMVYGRNIRGQEFGGMYCAVLTVNSSVVSAGIFRIFGTEVAELPLVATSSDKQGQGYFQSLFSCIERLLGFLHVKTLVLPAADEAESIWTKKFGFMKIAPDELSKLRRDCQMMTFQGTSMLQKPVPKCRVVGKSSGS